A region from the Candidatus Limnocylindrales bacterium genome encodes:
- a CDS encoding DUF2332 domain-containing protein, which produces MNHASDTPTHTREDIANYFRLQAQYCKSLGSPFYGTLIDKIADDIEHGGVIAEILDGYPHEPAASAMALRFMGAIHRRVLSGKAPELARHYPSTGGDGNATAAWSLLRLHALDHKDELRQTVANVGVQTNEVGRAAALICGFLTVARETGLPLRCLEMGASGGLNLRWDHFRYQAGAACWGDPASPVILRDCWIQTPPPFDVEANVVERAGCDLQPIDPTSEEGRLTLLSFAWPDQLDRFRLLDAAIEVARRVPVTVERANGADWIGGKLLDATPGVATVVFHSIVIQYLDHDTRTRFLSNVAAAGRRATTDAPLAWLRMEPGGDQTEVTLTLWPGGKTRKVATAGFHGRDVHYLAA; this is translated from the coding sequence ATGAACCACGCCAGCGACACACCGACACACACGCGCGAGGACATCGCGAACTACTTTCGCCTGCAGGCGCAGTACTGCAAGAGCCTCGGCTCGCCTTTCTACGGCACGCTGATCGACAAGATTGCCGACGACATCGAACACGGAGGCGTGATCGCCGAGATCCTCGACGGCTACCCGCACGAGCCGGCGGCCAGCGCAATGGCGCTGCGATTCATGGGAGCGATCCACCGGCGCGTTCTCTCGGGCAAGGCACCCGAGTTGGCGCGGCACTACCCGTCCACCGGCGGTGACGGCAACGCGACCGCCGCATGGTCGCTCCTGCGGCTGCACGCGCTCGATCACAAGGACGAGCTGCGGCAGACGGTGGCCAATGTCGGCGTTCAGACCAACGAGGTCGGCCGCGCTGCCGCGCTTATTTGCGGCTTCCTGACGGTCGCGCGCGAGACGGGCCTTCCGCTGCGGTGTCTGGAGATGGGGGCCAGCGGCGGGCTCAACCTGCGTTGGGATCACTTCCGATATCAGGCCGGCGCGGCGTGCTGGGGCGACCCGGCCTCGCCCGTGATCCTGCGCGACTGCTGGATCCAGACGCCCCCGCCCTTCGACGTCGAGGCAAACGTCGTCGAGCGCGCCGGCTGCGACCTGCAGCCCATCGATCCGACCAGCGAGGAAGGGCGCCTGACCCTGCTCTCGTTCGCGTGGCCGGATCAGCTCGACCGCTTCCGTCTCCTCGATGCCGCCATCGAAGTCGCCCGACGTGTTCCGGTGACGGTGGAGCGCGCCAACGGCGCCGACTGGATCGGAGGAAAGCTGCTGGATGCAACGCCCGGCGTTGCTACCGTCGTCTTCCACTCCATCGTCATCCAGTATCTGGACCACGACACGCGCACTCGCTTCCTGTCCAACGTTGCGGCCGCAGGTCGGCGCGCCACCACGGACGCTCCTCTTGCGTGGCTTCGCATGGAGCCGGGCGGCGACCAGACCGAAGTGACGCTGACGTTGTGGCCGGGAGGAAAGACCCGCAAAGTTGCAACGGCCGGCTTCCACGGCCGCGACGTCCACTACCTGGCGGCCTGA